The nucleotide sequence CTCATTGTTCTCCAATCACGCTACAGCTATTtcaggactgtgtgtgtgtgtgcgtttgtacAACCCTCATCCAGATCTACATTTAACTTAATAGACCTTTAAATTGTCTCCCATATTAAACAACACCCAACCAGAAATCCTGTACGCTGGCAGTTAAAGGGGCGGTTTGTATtaatgttctccctgcagataGAGAAGTGTAGCACAACAACATTACACAACATTCTTTGGGGAAATAGGACACATTTTTGGCATGTCTTAGGGACAGCCTCAGCTGTAGCGCCACTACAGATTTAATTAGGATGATTTTCTTTACATTTCGAGCTTTCCTAATGCTGCTTTTAAGCACTTGCATTATTCAGTAATGTAGCACTTACTGTAGCATAACCCAAGCCCCGCCTCACAAAGACGAATATCAGCAGTATTTAGATTTGAGTGCAGAGTTAGAGGGTGCAATGCTCCTCCTGTCCAGCTCACAAACATTAGGGTTTATAGGAAACACTTGTGCATGCTGTTCATCATTTATTTGTCTTAGCCTAGTTTGAGTAGTAGGAGTGTTTGTGCCTGCCTGTGTGATTACCACTGGTCGGTGTATTGATGTCAGTGCCTGGACCTTTTTTTTTACTGGCTTGTGTGTATATTTAGGCACAAAGTCTCACCATGTATAAATAACCTGCAGACTTGGAGCTACTGCTGAGGGAACAACCTCACACAGTACAGTGGAACACTTCAGGTGGCCCACATGAACAAATAGCAAAACAAAAGATTATTTGAGGTTAGTAGAAAACATATTTAATGTTGGAGCTCAATTCataatttaattgtatttaaatctTTTGGCCATGAATACAAAGAAATTGGTTGgattatcttttttatttttttactaaCAAGTTCAAATATTTGTCAAGattatgagaaaaataataatgtgCTGTCCTGTTATATGAGCTGATATATTTTTTTAGCATGGCCTGGGATATTCTGTAAAACATTACATTGAACATTCCAATTATCGGGGACTGAAAGAAAGAGCTTTTGCATCCTTTTCTGAATTTCAACAAACTGCCTGTCAGATTAATGTAATatgaaaataatttcccttcTAATTTTGCCACATATGTGACAGGTGTGTAAATAGCTAACTGCTTGCTAACCAGCCATATCCACTatcgcagcgtccacacggcggcgtgggttgaagcttgccggtgggcgtgtctgaaactcgaccaacaaccaatcacatgaatctcccgccccgtacacacaagcacgcggtttgataggctagagcttgtactggcatatgatttgattggctgacgcctccgtcgacgcttcaaaagttgaacatacggcccgtccacacagcggcgtgcgttgaagcttgccggcaggcgtgtctgaaactcgaccaacaaccaatcacatgaatctcccgcccctgacacacaagcagcgatttgattggctagaaCTTGTACTGGAATATGagtcgattggctgacgcttctgccgaggcttcaaaagttgaacattgctcaacttttgcagcgagccacgccagcaaagctccacgtcgcttcccacaaagcagtttggcgaaaagtgacgtcaccccattcaaagcgtgcgttgaagcttcaaagcttctgcccattcactttgaatggggggaCGTCACGGTTTGCCGAACTGTATTGTGGTCGCttcgcgttgctcgcttcaaaagttgagcaatgttcaacttttgaagcttcgacggaagcgtcagccaatcgaatcatatgccagttcaagctctagccaatcaaaccgcgtgcctgtgtgtccggggcgggagattcatgtcattggttgttggtcgagtttcagacacgcccaccggcaagcgtcaacgcacgccgccgtatGGACGCTgcgagcaaagcgaagcgacggaaccacaatgcagttcggcaaagcgtgacgtcaccccattcaaagtgaatgggcagaagtgttgaagcttcaacgcacgccgccatgTGCACGGGCCGTATCAGTGTTTATGTCATGTTGCTCTGCGCCCAAGTGGCCAACATTTAGGCATTTCAAATATTCCATAATATACCCTGTCTTCTCTTCTTCGATGGTTAATTGAGTTCTACCTCCCATACATCATCTCTCTATCAGCAGCATGTTGCTTAATTTAGAAGCTTCGGGGGATGGTGcacatccattcatccattctTATGGCAAAAAATAGAAGGGAGGAAAGCATAGGATGACACGActgatttggacataaacaccCTCATTATGGAaaccaaagtgtgtgtgtgggttataTTTTAAAGGGTTGAGCAGATATGGATTTATATGAACCAGGAAGTGCAATATACCTATTAATCTGTGTTAGACCAGCTTTCTAACTCTTTCTTCCTCTCTTTATTCTATAGGTCTTCACCTTCCCCTCTCCTCCCTGTGGACAGACCAGCAGAAGGATTCCCTGGATCGTAATACATCCATATTTTCCCACTTCTACCACTGTCCTTCATCATGGGTATTCACAAAGAACTATATCGTCCTAGAGCAGGACTTTGGACAGGTGTCCTAGGGTGTTAGGACTTCAAAGTGGAAACGTAATATTCATGACTGATCAAAGACAGAAGACAAACTATGGTTCATATTGCTTCATGAGACCTTGAATGATGAACTCTGAAGTGCCTTGCCCAATGGAATCCCAGCAGGGCCAATGAAATGTACATCAAGGAATTCAGAACCCTCTTTTTTAAGTTGCTTTTGACAGCATACTTCTCTTGTGATCGCCCTTCGGTACCTCTATCCCTCCATCTTTTTTCAGTTCTTCATCTCTCCAGCGTCTTCAGTTTGGACTAGTGGTGCACTTTTAAGCTAAAGTGTCTACTTCCTGTCTCTCGTCCTCCCTGACTTCCTGTTTTCTCTTATTGGCTCACCCACCTGACCTCCACCATTCGGCCCTCTCTAGCAACCGCTGTCCTCCGCCCCTGCCCCCGATCATCCTCCCCCTCTCACTCCTCTGCCCCTTCCTCCCCCcgccaccaccaccatcatcatcaccaccgcCATCCTCACCCCCAgccccaccaccatcaccaccaccaccaatCCTCTCCTCCCTTCTCCGGCCACTCTTCTGAGGGAACCATGGCGATGGCTgccactgcctcctcctctcccccgcCTTCATCGCCTGGCAACAGCAGCGCCCGGGAGCACCTGCTGGCGGTGCGTCGGCGCACCCCGCACACCCGACCGTACACCATTGGTCCGGACAACCTCCAGGGTCTGTCTTCGACGGGCGCAGTCGAAGAATCtgcgtcctcctcctccccctccgatATTTCCCCAGGGAGCCAATCAGAAACGCCGACGGTGGGGCTCCAGCGGGCCAATAGCGACACAGACCTGGTGACATCAGACAGCCGCTCATCGCTCACGGCGTCAACGTACCAGCTGACTCTGGGCCACACACACCTGGTGATCTCCTGGGACATCAAGGAGGAAGTGGACGCCACCGACTGGATCGGCCTGTACCACATCGGTGAGAAACTCAAACACACCTCCCCACCTAGTAGTATTATGAAATAATTATTACTCGCAATATGTACATGTTATACCCAAGTGTAATAATCAAGTTAGTATTGCACAGTTGAATATTGCACAGGTTATACAGCCAATTAGACATGCAAGTGTTTTGTGTTACTCTTCCTCATAGCATTGATCCATATATGTTTTCCCACTGGCTACTATTGTCTAACGGTTGGTCTGTGATGCCCAGCAGTTCTCAGGCTCAGGTGTGAAAGAGCTGCTAATAACACACACAGCCTTATATCATCTCAAACCACAGGTgaccacgtgtgtgtgtgtgtgtgtgtgtgtgtgtgtgtgtgtgtgtgtgtgtgtgtgtgtgtgtgtgtgtgtgtgtgtgtgtgtgtgtgtgtgtgtgtgtgtgtgtgtgtgtgtgtgtgtgtgtgtgtgtgtgtgtgtgtgtgtgtgtgtgtgtgtgtgtgtgtgtgtgtgtgtgtgtgtgtgtgtgtgtgtgtgtgtgtgtgtgtgttgtgtgtgtgtgtgtgtgtgtgtgtgtgtgtgaaagagagagtGGAACATCCTTTACTGGAGGCAGAGAGAGCCGGTGAAAGGTGATCTATCTCTCTGCAGATGGTATTGACGCATGCAGGAGGAGTTCTGGGGGTGTTTCTCCCCAGGGACGAGCTCTGTGTCGGCCGTGCCTCCCTGGAACCCTGAGCTCCATCTAACCCTGCTCtctgacctgtgtgtgtgtgtgtgtgtgtgtgtgtgtgtgtgtgtgtgtgtgtgtggtgtgtgtgtgtggtgtgtgtgtgtgtgtgtgtgtgtgtgtgtgtgtgtgtgtgtgtgtgtgtgtgtgtgtgtgtgtgtgtgtgcgcgcgtgtgtgtggaaTGCTTATCCACTGTCACATACAAAAGCTGAGGATTGATTGACGGTGACCTGGTGTGACAGAGGGTGTGTGACAGAGGGTGTGTGAGGCTGACAGACATCAGCATTGATCCTTTAGGACACCGGCCATTTGTCACGGGACGCACACATACATGTTTGATGGCTCAACAGACAGGGATGTGCTTTATGACCCTCGAGGGCAGGGTCTCCCTCTGGGATAACTAACACCAACACGCTTCCTTACCTCATTTAAAATACACAGAAACATGAAAGAAATACAGGGAAGACATTCAGTGACAGCATACGTTGAGTGGTGGCCTGAGGTGGAGCATagtaaagtacatttactgtaTTTGACTATTTCCTTTTTACGTCTGCCTCGCGACATTAAAGAAACCCCCACTCCTCCACAGTTACGTTGAGCGTTGCGTTTTGTGACCTTGCCAAATGTCTTGCAGCTTCtgaatgtaaatgtgtgtgtgtttcacagaTGAGACGTGCGTGGCCAATGTTTGGGACTCAAAAAATCGTGGCGTGAATGGAACCCAGAGAGGACAGATAGTGTGGAGGCTGGAGACGGAACCCGACTTCACGGAGCGTGAGTGGTGTTTTCTCCTAAGTTACAATGATGTGTTGCTCAAGAGGCATTCCACCCACTTTACATCTGAAGACTGTTTTACAGAGTGGGGCGGAGATGACGTCGTTTTGTAGTCCGACCCACCTAGCATGGCAATAGCGGACCACTCTATTGCTTCTCCATCGGACATGGAAGAATATAGTCAAGTCTGAGAGAAAGATCCCGGTGATATCCTGATGGTGTAATGTTTTGTTGATGTGTTCTCCCCACAGCGGAGACTAAGATCTGCTTTAAGTACTATCATGGTGTAAGTGGAGCGTTAAGAGCAACCACACCTTGCATCACTGTGAAGAACCCTGGAGTGCCGGTACGTCGCCCAATCGTTCCTCCTATTTTCTCTCTCTACTCCTTTCTTTCTCATGTTCCGTCCTTTACTACTTTTCTCCCAGTTTTTCTGTGCACTGGAATTTCTCTCACATGCTCAATCCTGCTGCCTAATCGGATTCCAGATGATGAGTGAGCATATTTCAGAACCAGAACAGCCTTAAAGAGCTAATGGTATTACTGGAGGCTCCATACACATAAGGCCTGTGCGTATGAGGTGAGGCATTAAGCATTGTCCACTGCCGACTACCGGtatatacaaatgttttaaaatgaagGCTAACAATAGGGTTCAGTTCAGGACATGTGCTCTACGAAGAAAATCCCCTTAACACCTAGATTGAATTGCATAACATGTTGGGCTCCGCTTAGCAAACATAGAAACAAGAATAGAGAATGCAGGGAGGCAGAAGAAACTGAGATGAAGTGACGCTTGCTCCAGTTGAGTCAGTAAAGTTTAAAGCCGTTATGTTGAACTCTCCGTTATTCCTTTCCTTCTCTGATGTTCCTTCTTTTAGCTTTTCATCAAACTCTCATGTATTTTTCTCCCTAAGAAATCACTTGAAGTAGTGAAGAGTAATCCACTCACTGCTCTCCTATTGGTTTCCTCATCAGGTGGGAAGTGAAGGCCAAGTGGAGGACCAATCAGGCGTTGAGCACTGTCGGAAACTAGTCAGCTTCACCCTATCAGGTGCGAGGAGTGATTCTGTTAAATGGTGGTGTCGTTAAATAAACGTCCATTCTTATTAACGTGAGGTTTCCACTATAGACATCCGGGCGGTGGGTCTGAAGAAGGGCATGTTCTTCAACCCCGACCCCTACCTGAAGATGTCCATCCAGCCTGGGAAGAGGAGCGGCCTCCCCAAGTTCACCCACCACGGCCAGGAGAGACGCTCCTCCATCATTGCCAACACCACCAACCCTGAGTGGCACGGAGAGgtcagcgcacacacacacacacatccaaggCATCCGAAAGTGTTTACATTAGTGTGAATGCACAATGAGGTGTCCCTAGAGTAGCAAATATTCAGAATAGGGAATACTTCCACAATTTCAGCAGAGGTGGAACTAACCCAAACGATGCTGATTAATAACATTTAAATCCAATGTATCTCTGTAGAAGTACACCTTTGTGGCGCTGATGACGGACGTGTTGGAGATCGAGGTGAAGGATAAGTTTGCCAAAAGCCGACCAATCATCAagcgctttctgggtcagctgatCCTCCCTGTGCAGAGACTTCTGGAGGGGCCGGCATTGGAgtaagtgcacacacacacacgcacgcacgcatgcacgcacgcacacacacacacacacatagccaTAGCACCTCTTGCTTTTTTGAATGTGACAGAAAGCAGTAATGTCGGTGACTCTACACACTTGAGTCAATACGGATCAATGAGGCCTAATCAGCTCATTGTTCAGACATTGATCTGATATTGATTATCGACTGAGGACATCATGTGCTTTAGTGAATTGTGATGTATAGTGTGAGCACAGGGGGACCGTTTGTAGGcccttttttaaaatgtagATACATATTATATTTCAGAAATATTAGGTATATATAGTAGGTGCACACAATTGCTTGTATGCCTGAATTAGGTGTTTCTGGGAACTTCTGATGATGTATCTTTAGTATtgaaatcgtgtgtgtgtgtgtgtgtgtgtgtgtgtgtgtgtgtgtgtgtgtgtgtgtgtgtgtgtgtgtgtgtgtgtgtgtgtgtgtgtgtgtgtgtgtgtgtgtgtgtgtgtgtgtgtgtgtgtgtgtgtgtgtgtgtgtgtgtgtgtgtgtgtgtgtgtgtgtgtgtgtgtgtgtgtgtgtgtgtgtgtgtgtgcagtgatcAGGCAGTCAGCTACAGCCTGTGTCGGCGTCTCCCTACGGACCATGTGAGTGGGCAGCTCGTGTTCAGAGTGGACATCACCTCTATTGGacatgaaggtgtgtgtgtgtgtgtgtgtgtgtgtgtgtgtgtgtgtttgtactgTATACTTTTTGTTGGGAATGTATATGAGAATCACATACTTGATGTAACTATAAACAAGTCCTCAAGTTTCAAATACCAGTATTTACTTGATAAAAACAAATTCACATGTattgttgaaataaataaatgcatgaAAACTGGTAAGAGAAACCAGAGGGTTTTTAACTTTATTATAAAATGATATCTGAATTGGCATGAAGTCCGACAATTTCCAGAAACGTAGCTAAAGCATCGACAAAGTCGCTGTGATTCTCTCTTTATGAATTTTCTACAAAATGACGTGCCGTTTTCtgaatctcccccccccccccctctctctcttagAAGCCTCTCCTGACGTAGTGGGGACCCTCCTAGGCGGCGCAGTTAACGGGGACCCTGGGAGTCCCTCAGACGACGAAGACTTCCCCCACCTGTCCTCCTCCCCACGCGTATACAGACCTTCTCCCACCGGCCCCGATGAGGACTCCCTGTTAGTCAATGACGCTTATTGCTATGGCGATGACAGTGTGTGGCGGGACCCGGCGCAGATGGGAGAGGAGGATCTGCTCGCCCTGGCAGTGGGAGGTCACACCCACCGGCAGGTGTCGCTCAACGACTACCTGGATGCCATCGAGGCCCCCACGAGTCCAGGGGAGGGGCCCCCAGCGGGGCCTTCGCCCAAACTGCGCTCCAGCTTCCCCACGGACACGCGGCTCAACGCCATGCTGCACATAGACTCAGACGAGGATGAGGAGGCAGGGCAGCAGGAGGCGAGCACGCAGCAGAACACAGATTCATCAAAGACATCCTCTGAGTCTCAGGAGAACCAGAGTCCAAACGCAGAGACCCTCACTGCAGCTGCAGAGGGTGCCGTCCAAACTCAGGCCGGAGCGACAGCTGCTGGAGCGTCAGCTGCAGACAGTTCCTCAGCTCCCAGCTCATCTCAGGCAGCAGGGGcggaggcagcagcagcagggccgGGGGGGGCTCTGGGGGAGTGTACCTGCCAGGAGCAGAGCAGCAGGATGGGGGTTCTGCCCTGCACCCCCTCACTTGCTCCACTTTCCCCCATTCAGGTGAGCAGCTGTAGTTTGTTGACTAACTTACTAACTTCAAAATCTCTTCATTACATCAAATGTAGCTTTTATTCCAACTGGCACACATCAGCTTCAGAGAAACCAAAGGGATGGGTATATCATTGGCTGTCCTGATGTCACTGAGAGCTTGATCCACCAGTTAGAGACAGAATAGCAAACTGGCAGGTTTGAAATGCCATCCTCTGTTCCCATTGTCCTCAGGAGGTGGTGGACACAAGGAGAGAAGTGGCTCCAAAGGCGGAGGAGGAGGGCGAGTCATCGAGCAGCGAGGCCAACGCTCCGGTAGCAGCCGCTCCTGCAAACCGCAGCACAGCTGACCAGGCAGGGGCGACATCAGCAGTTGGTAGGTGGTTGTTTAAAATACAATGATTACTATATGTCATATGAAATGTGTCTAAGGGTTTAAATGACTTTAAATCTCCCACATTACAGTTCATTCACACATTacaaatgttgttgtttacagGAGCGAGGGCCAGTAGCAGGAGCAGTCgggagcagcaggaggaggaggaggtgtggACGAGGAGGCAGTCCCTGCAGGCCTGTCCGGGCCCGGTCCAAACCCAGGAAGTGGGGGTGgagggggagacaggtgagATGCTCTATTATCTCAATCAGAAGTCATTTTATATACAACCGTTTCTATAGCATGATTCTCCACACTCATGACCTTTATCTGACAGAAGTGAcatattaaaacaaattgatccCATGACAAAATTAATCATATGCTGAACCGATAAGAGGAACATCCCCATCCAACATTTGGACCACAGCTTTCGTGTCATAGGCTCAGGGATTAataatattaactggtgtgtgtgtgtgtgtgtgtgtgtgtgtgtgtgtgtgtgtgtgtggtgtgtctgtgtgtgtgtgtgtgtgtgtgtgtgtgtgtgtgtgtgtgtgtgtgtgtgtgtgtgtgtgtgtgtgtgtgtgtgtgtgtgtgtgtgtgtgtgtgtgtgtggtgtgtgtgtgtgtgtgtggtgtgtgtgtgtgtgtgtgtgtgtgtgtgtgtgtgtgtgtgtgtgtgtgtgtgtgtgtgtgtgtgtgtgtgtgtgtgtgtgtgtgtgtgtgtgtgtgtgtgtgtgttgtgtgtgtgtgtgtgtccaggtgcCACAGCTCAGGTCAATGGCCACCAGTCTGTTCGCTCTCTGCCATCTGTGCGCCATGACATCAGTCGTTACCAGAGAGTGGACGAGTCACTACCAcctagtgagtgtgtgtgtgtgtgtgtgtgtgtgtgtgtgtgtgtgtgtgtgtgtgtgtgtgtgtgtgtgtgtgtgtgtgtgtgtgtgtgtgtgtgtgtgtgtgtgtgtgtgtgtgtgtgtgtgtgtgtgtgtgtgtgtgtgtgtgtgtgcgtgtgtgtgatttGTCAGCAGATGGATAAATACACTTTTCCAAATGTCTTGCAGACATAGTGTATTGGTTTATTAACCATTGATTTATTCTAAATGAACTGCTTCGAGATGGTAAATAAGGGGGAGTTCCGACATGCATTGTattgctttattattattattattattattattattattattattatatgcacAAAAGTTACTCTGCAGAATGTGCTCtcacttctgtgtgtgtgtgtgtgtgtgtgtgtgtgtgtgtgtgtgtgtgtgtgtgtgtgtgtgtgtgtgtgtgtgtgtgtgtgtgtgtgtgtgtgtgtgtgtgtgtggtgtgtgtgtgtgtgtgtgtgtgtgtgtgtgtgtgtgtgtgtgtgtgtgtgtgtgtcagactgGGAGGCTCGTATCGACAGCCACGGCCGGATCTTCTACGTGGACCACGTGAACAGAACCACCACATGGCAGCGTCCCACCGCTCCGCCCCCCCCACAGACCCTCCAGAGGTCCAGCTCCATACAGCAAATGGAGCAGCTCAACCGCAGgtcagcgcacacacacacacacacacacacacacacacacacacacacacacatatatgtgtTATGCAATTAAAAGAATTGTTTACGTTTAAACCGTTTCGTCCTGTATTTGTGTCCACCTTGCTCTGCCTCCACATGACATGATCCCTTTACCTGTCACTATGGTAATTAACTCAACACTTCTCCAGGTATCAGAGTATACGCAGGACAATAACCAATGATAGCAGACCAGAGGAACCACCAGCCAATGAGCTGCCTCCAGATGAGACTGACATGCAGCCGTCCATCCCAGGTGATCCTGTCGATGCACTGCATTCTGGTCCATGTGTAAAGCATGATTAGATACTGatacgttgtgtgtgtgtgtgtatgtgtgtgtatgtgtgtgtgtgtgtgtgtgtgtgtgtgtgtgtgtgtgtgtgtgtgtgtgtgtgtgtgtgtgtgtgtgtgtgtgtgtgtgtgtgtgtgtgtgtgtgtgtgtgtgtgtgtgtgtgtgtgtgtgtgtgtgtgtgtgtgtgtgtgtgtgtgtgtgtgtgtgtgtgtgtgtgtcagaactCCGCAGGGACAGCGTTGTGGCTCAGTCCAGCTCCAGGTCCCGCCTCAGCCTGCTGCTCCAGTCCCCCAGCGCCAAGTTCCTCACCAGCCCCGACTTCTTCACTGTGCTTCATTCCAACCCTGTACGGACTCTTATTCTTTCCAAAGACCAGTCTCTCTTTGCTCTCACCTCCATATTATAGGCCGCACTAACGTAGATCATTCACTATTTGCCAAAACTACATTAACTTCTGGAAAGGGTTGGGTGGTAGCCCCACACACATTTAGCTTTACACTACACTACTGCTCACATGGTGAATTGATATAGATGATACAATATCCCAGTGGCTCCACTTCACTTAACTCCACGTTTCCCTGGTGGGTGTGTTtcctctctccttcctctcctctcctgcttcccttGCTTGCTCAGAGTGCCTACCGTATGTTCACCACCAACACGTGTCTGAAGCACATGATCAGTAAGGTGCGGAGGGATGCTCACCACTTTGAGCGCTACCAGCACAACAGAGACCTGGTGGCCTTCCTCAACATGATGGCCAACAAACAGCTGGAGCTGCCCCGAGGCTGGGAGATGAAGCACGACCACACCGGCAAGGTGGGGCGCACCCAAAGGCCTTAGCATTATATTACATTTGAAACCTCCGTCCTGAATACATCTAGAGTTCATTTAAGCTGTCTACCTTGAGCTGATGTTTTCaaatatgtgaagaaatacttgaggaggctgtggctcagtggatagtgtgctggacttcgcaggtttgagtcccactgcacccagcatgtcgttgtgtctctgagacacttcaccccaaactgctcccgtggggattgt is from Pseudochaenichthys georgianus chromosome 2, fPseGeo1.2, whole genome shotgun sequence and encodes:
- the LOC117458611 gene encoding E3 ubiquitin-protein ligase HECW2-like — translated: MAMAATASSSPPPSSPGNSSAREHLLAVRRRTPHTRPYTIGPDNLQGLSSTGAVEESASSSSPSDISPGSQSETPTVGLQRANSDTDLVTSDSRSSLTASTYQLTLGHTHLVISWDIKEEVDATDWIGLYHIDETCVANVWDSKNRGVNGTQRGQIVWRLETEPDFTEPETKICFKYYHGVSGALRATTPCITVKNPGVPVGSEGQVEDQSGVEHCRKLVSFTLSDIRAVGLKKGMFFNPDPYLKMSIQPGKRSGLPKFTHHGQERRSSIIANTTNPEWHGEKYTFVALMTDVLEIEVKDKFAKSRPIIKRFLGQLILPVQRLLEGPALDDQAVSYSLCRRLPTDHVSGQLVFRVDITSIGHEEASPDVVGTLLGGAVNGDPGSPSDDEDFPHLSSSPRVYRPSPTGPDEDSLLVNDAYCYGDDSVWRDPAQMGEEDLLALAVGGHTHRQVSLNDYLDAIEAPTSPGEGPPAGPSPKLRSSFPTDTRLNAMLHIDSDEDEEAGQQEASTQQNTDSSKTSSESQENQSPNAETLTAAAEGAVQTQAGATAAGASAADSSSAPSSSQAAGAEAAAAGPGGALGECTCQEQSSRMGVLPCTPSLAPLSPIQEVVDTRREVAPKAEEEGESSSSEANAPVAAAPANRSTADQAGATSAVGARASSRSSREQQEEEEVWTRRQSLQACPGPVQTQEVGVEGETGATAQVNGHQSVRSLPSVRHDISRYQRVDESLPPNWEARIDSHGRIFYVDHVNRTTTWQRPTAPPPPQTLQRSSSIQQMEQLNRRYQSIRRTITNDSRPEEPPANELPPDETDMQPSIPELRRDSVVAQSSSRSRLSLLLQSPSAKFLTSPDFFTVLHSNPSAYRMFTTNTCLKHMISKVRRDAHHFERYQHNRDLVAFLNMMANKQLELPRGWEMKHDHTGKPFFVDHNCRATSFIDPRLPLQSTRPPSVLAHRQHLTRQRSHSAGEVSPRRLVGEDPRHAGPPVLPRPSSTFSSTSRGQSQDVVPVAYNDKIVAFLRQPNIFEILQERQPEFNRNHSLREKVQLIRTDGGSGLARLSGDADLVMLLSLFEDEVMCYVPPHALLHPSYCQSPRGSPVSSPQNSPESQCQSPSPVQERL